One stretch of Ictalurus punctatus breed USDA103 chromosome 5, Coco_2.0, whole genome shotgun sequence DNA includes these proteins:
- the LOC108265577 gene encoding coiled-coil domain-containing protein 74A, with protein MLKQQTSNLPPLRNLPSWSRVGTLDRVRDTLLVSCECEYKAAPSDRQGHKTAQTSVGMDPAGARVASLEKDIQFLQQTHKSTLEKLHEEIEHLKRANKELQYRLIMGAEHLPPRELSPSGLHEKQCQTGVFCSEEKPETVCHSVEHNVASIMSLLPLRIRDGSSHPPRTPTLQECEAMIGQLYNTNTLQCQELFRVKAVLRDLLNRKKLSPEVCNLTKTYLADNTSGEWIHIPKLSLKTLPKIQHQTQVSVREKVIFPVIRQSLSSNLTERQKRAQDVHKMRLRRAIFS; from the exons ATGTTAAAACAACAAACGAG CAATTTACCCCCTCTGCGAAATTTGCCCAGCTGGAGCCGGGTTGGAACCCTCGACCGGGTTCGTGACACTCTTCTAGTTTCCTGTGAATGTGAGTATAAAGCAGCACCATCAGACAGACAGGGCCACAAGACTGCTCAGACCAGTGTAGGGATGGACCCAGCTGGGGCGAGGGTAGCCTCACTGGAGAAAGACATCCAGTTCCTTCAGCAGACGCATAAAAGCACACTGGAGAAGCTACACGAGGAGATTGAACACCTGAAGCGTGCTAACAAAG AGTTGCAGTATCGACTGATTATGGGAGCAGAGCATCTTCCTCCAAGAG AGCTTAGTCCATCGGGCTTACATGAAAAGCAGTGTCAGACTGGAGTCTTCTG CTCTGAAGAGAAGCCAGAGACAGTATGTCATAGTGTAGAACATAATGTGGCCAGCATTATGTCTCTGCTTCCTCTGAGGATCCGAGATGGTTCATCCCATCCTCCACGCACTCCAACCCTGCAGGAGTGTGAGGCCATGATTGGGCAGCTCTATAACACCAACACCTTGCAGTGTCAGGAG CTGTTCCGTGTGAAGGCTGTTCTCAGAGACCTATTAAACAGAAAGAAACTCTCACCTGAGGTCTGCAATCTAACAAAGACATATCTTGCTGACAACACAAG TGGAGAGTGGATACACATTCCAAAACTATCTCTTAAGACCTTGCCAAAAATACA ACATCAGACCcaggtgagtgtgagagagaaggtTATTTTTCCTGTCATCAGACAGTCCCTGAGCAGCAACCTGACAGAAAGGCAGAAACGTGCCCAGGACGTGCACAAAATGCGGCTCAGAAGAGCGATCTTCTCCTAG